In Thermomonas paludicola, the following are encoded in one genomic region:
- a CDS encoding acyltransferase family protein, translating to MSFRPDIEGLRAIAILLVVAAHAGVPWLAGGYVGVDVFFVLSGYLITRLLTQELLRTRRIQFMRFYARRFRRLLPALLLMLVVTGLLGSQLVPASQQSGQANAGATAVLWASNLLFAFSRLDYFGVDSSTNLYLHTWSLGVEEQYYLVWPLLLAAAYGTWRKAVPPSRLNLVQLLWLVAGLSFAACIFITNVEPRHAFYLMPLRAWQFALGGLAGLYFADRDEDAGSIPPRVALFGWLGLVGIVASAVILGRDVRYPGAWAILPTLGALAVLVSGTLTPRTSVSRMLAQPAMTAIGRVSYSWYLWHWPMLVLGSLFWPQPSPSVRLILVLASLLLAWLSWRFVETPIRQNARLLQPPRRAILGALLLMACAVAAFSQWQIMVRRTIEQPAYQRILSARGDLPSLYRMQCDQWYRSDALMPCEFGNPQASQTLVVLGDSVGLQWFPAIQRIFDSAKWRIVVMTKSACPIVDMPMFYARIGREYTECANWREAALTRIAQLAPNRVILGSTQTYDFTDIQWLEGTIHVLRRIAPGAGRVDILRASPELPFDGPNCMAPRGLLWNYIARTSCAAPAHDPHSNAVFHALQVAASGFNNVQVIDMTDAICPGGTCVAERDGIPTYRDELHLTAGFAASLAPALAAKLKR from the coding sequence TTGAGTTTCCGTCCCGACATCGAAGGCTTGCGCGCCATCGCCATCCTGCTGGTGGTGGCTGCACACGCTGGCGTACCATGGCTGGCCGGCGGGTACGTCGGCGTGGACGTTTTCTTCGTCCTGTCGGGCTATTTGATTACCCGCCTACTCACCCAGGAATTGCTGCGCACACGGCGCATTCAATTCATGCGGTTTTACGCGCGCAGATTCCGGCGGCTGTTGCCGGCGTTGTTGTTAATGCTGGTCGTAACCGGTCTATTGGGTAGCCAACTGGTACCGGCATCGCAACAAAGCGGACAAGCCAATGCTGGCGCTACGGCCGTACTTTGGGCCAGCAACCTGCTGTTCGCATTCAGTCGGCTGGACTATTTCGGCGTGGACAGCAGCACCAATCTGTACCTGCATACTTGGTCTTTGGGTGTCGAGGAGCAGTATTATCTTGTTTGGCCACTATTGCTGGCCGCTGCTTATGGGACGTGGCGCAAGGCGGTGCCCCCAAGCCGCCTCAACCTGGTCCAATTGCTGTGGCTAGTGGCGGGCCTCAGCTTTGCCGCCTGTATCTTCATCACCAATGTCGAGCCTCGCCATGCGTTCTATCTGATGCCACTGCGGGCATGGCAATTTGCTCTAGGCGGGCTGGCTGGCCTTTATTTTGCGGATCGCGATGAAGACGCAGGCAGCATACCGCCTCGGGTAGCGTTGTTTGGCTGGCTCGGCCTGGTCGGAATCGTGGCATCTGCCGTGATACTGGGCAGGGATGTCCGCTATCCCGGCGCGTGGGCAATACTGCCGACACTTGGCGCGCTGGCTGTACTTGTCTCCGGAACGCTGACACCACGAACATCCGTCAGCCGAATGCTGGCACAACCCGCAATGACTGCCATTGGTCGCGTCTCGTATTCCTGGTATCTCTGGCATTGGCCTATGTTGGTTTTAGGCAGCCTGTTTTGGCCGCAGCCGTCGCCCAGCGTGCGCCTGATCCTGGTGCTGGCTTCATTGCTGTTGGCGTGGTTGTCCTGGCGTTTTGTCGAAACGCCTATTCGACAAAACGCTCGTTTGCTGCAACCGCCGCGACGCGCCATCCTCGGCGCCTTACTGCTGATGGCCTGCGCCGTCGCCGCGTTCTCTCAGTGGCAGATCATGGTGCGACGAACGATTGAACAGCCTGCCTACCAACGCATCCTGTCTGCCCGCGGGGATTTGCCAAGTCTTTACCGCATGCAATGCGACCAGTGGTATCGCAGCGATGCGCTGATGCCCTGCGAATTCGGCAATCCACAGGCCTCCCAAACATTGGTCGTGCTTGGTGACAGCGTCGGACTGCAATGGTTTCCGGCAATCCAACGCATCTTTGACTCCGCCAAATGGCGCATCGTGGTGATGACCAAGTCCGCATGCCCTATCGTGGACATGCCCATGTTTTATGCACGCATCGGCCGCGAATATACCGAATGCGCTAACTGGCGAGAAGCTGCACTGACTCGCATCGCACAACTTGCGCCGAACCGGGTGATCCTCGGCTCGACCCAGACCTACGATTTCACCGATATCCAGTGGCTGGAAGGCACCATACACGTCTTGCGCCGAATCGCCCCTGGCGCCGGCAGAGTCGACATCCTGCGCGCTAGTCCAGAACTGCCATTCGATGGTCCCAACTGCATGGCACCGCGTGGTCTGCTGTGGAACTACATTGCCCGCACGAGCTGTGCCGCGCCCGCACACGACCCACACTCCAATGCCGTTTTCCACGCGCTGCAAGTAGCCGCGTCTGGCTTCAACAATGTGCAAGTCATCGACATGACCGATGCAATTTGTCCCGGTGGCACATGCGTGGCGGAACGCGACGGCATCCCAACTTATCGTGACGAACTTCACCTTACCGCCGGCTTCGCAGCATCGCTGGCACCGGCACTGGCTGCAAAGCTGAAAAGATGA
- a CDS encoding prepilin-type N-terminal cleavage/methylation domain-containing protein yields the protein MRSNELGFTLIELMIVVAIIAILAAIALPVYTNYRIRSSETACLAEAKNYANFALTAIYNNTTPPAATYAACASIDTATDIDTDITATPRSPYNRTVTCDMNTASCSLH from the coding sequence ATGCGTAGCAACGAGCTTGGCTTCACGTTGATTGAATTGATGATCGTTGTGGCCATCATCGCCATCCTCGCTGCCATCGCCCTACCCGTCTACACCAACTACCGCATCCGCTCATCAGAGACAGCATGCTTGGCCGAAGCGAAAAATTATGCGAACTTCGCCCTGACTGCAATCTACAACAACACGACTCCTCCGGCTGCAACTTATGCCGCGTGCGCCTCGATCGATACCGCTACCGATATCGATACGGATATCACGGCAACCCCGCGATCGCCCTACAACCGCACCGTCACTTGCGACATGAACACCGCAAGCTGCTCGCTACATTGA